Proteins encoded by one window of Vibrio panuliri:
- a CDS encoding uroporphyrinogen-III C-methyltransferase has protein sequence MTSKKNNDQVESENKTEQAPEQSVDTTSPTETESTQTAASEEPTAEQTPPTPPQAEEKHGKRGVKLGAIAIVISIVFGGGLTYLMQQKDAEYQAKIDALTAQLEQTKSSLTSEVKATEQATIAKATEITHRAETVLTQQQKSIESLQVAVADVKGRRPNDWLLAEADYLVKLAGRKLFLEHDAESATLLMESADQRIAALNDPSLVPLRKSMANDITKLKSIPLIDRDGLVLRLTALQQQVDQLPLANAVLPEEKAQQPEKVSQDINDWQQNLKTSLKDFSENFITFRSRDGNVIPLLSPQQHFYLRENMKAKLETAIKAVYVEQQEIYQTALSTAEQWSQSFYDQESNQVKEFNKALELLAKQTVQVEYPVKLETQQRLTDVIRERLRREVTTLVTEEK, from the coding sequence ATGACAAGTAAAAAGAATAACGATCAGGTTGAATCAGAGAACAAAACCGAACAAGCTCCAGAGCAAAGTGTCGACACTACCTCTCCAACTGAAACAGAATCCACACAAACGGCAGCGAGTGAAGAACCAACTGCTGAGCAGACACCACCAACGCCCCCTCAAGCAGAAGAAAAACATGGCAAACGCGGCGTTAAGTTAGGGGCAATTGCGATAGTTATCTCCATTGTCTTTGGTGGTGGTTTGACATACTTAATGCAGCAAAAAGACGCAGAGTATCAAGCCAAAATTGATGCGCTTACTGCCCAACTAGAGCAAACCAAATCGTCTCTCACTAGCGAAGTCAAAGCAACTGAACAAGCCACCATCGCGAAGGCAACAGAAATTACCCATCGCGCTGAAACGGTTCTTACCCAACAGCAAAAGAGTATCGAAAGTTTGCAAGTTGCCGTCGCGGATGTAAAAGGCCGTCGCCCTAACGACTGGCTGCTTGCCGAAGCGGACTACTTGGTAAAACTCGCTGGACGTAAATTGTTCTTAGAACATGACGCAGAAAGTGCCACCCTGCTAATGGAAAGTGCCGATCAGCGTATTGCGGCACTGAATGACCCAAGCCTAGTACCACTTCGCAAGTCGATGGCCAATGACATTACTAAGCTCAAATCTATTCCTCTTATCGATCGAGACGGCTTAGTTCTGCGCCTCACTGCTCTACAGCAACAAGTTGATCAACTGCCGCTGGCTAATGCCGTCCTTCCAGAAGAGAAAGCTCAACAGCCAGAGAAAGTTTCACAAGATATCAATGACTGGCAGCAGAACCTAAAGACGTCACTTAAGGATTTCTCAGAGAACTTTATTACTTTCCGCTCTCGCGACGGGAACGTCATACCATTGCTGTCTCCACAACAGCATTTTTACCTCAGAGAGAACATGAAGGCGAAGCTCGAAACTGCAATCAAGGCGGTCTACGTAGAGCAACAAGAGATTTATCAAACTGCCCTTTCAACAGCGGAGCAATGGTCGCAATCTTTCTACGATCAAGAAAGCAACCAAGTGAAAGAGTTTAATAAAGCATTAGAGTTACTCGCTAAACAAACGGTGCAAGTGGAATACCCAGTAAAACTCGAAACTCAACAACGCCTAACGGACGTTATTCGAGAGCGTCTACGTCGTGAGGTAACCACACTAGTGACGGAGGAAAAATAA
- a CDS encoding class I adenylate cyclase, with protein sequence MQAYTEKLIQRLDSLNQQRIERALALMDLQAQRVFHLIPALLHYNHPVFPGYFDAQVPYGIFGFELNAEQQQFIEDTELTIGLPLTSKSTPDILALYTMGSTSSIGQSTSSDLDIWVCVSPLMGHEEREKLNNKCLLITDWAQSQGVEANFFIMDADRFKSNRSEEMTGDNCGSSQHMLLLDEFYRSAVRLSGQRLLWQIVPPEMEECYDEYVQELCNRGSIDCNTWIDFGKLHRIPAEEYFGSNLWQLYKSIDSPYKSVLKAILLEAYSWEYPHAQLLSLDTKRRFFADEQDLYGMDAYYLMLEKVTRYLERIGDTTRLDLVRRCFYLKTHEKLSREPGAGSVPWRREVLGVLVAQWNWGPEVIEELDNRRHWKVEQVRIVHHSLLDALMLSYRNLIQFARRNDITSAISPQDISILARKLYAAFEVLPGKVTLLNPQISPDLHEPELSFIEVQPGRTNQSGWYLYKQPLQPHRILGQPFLEHNEYLSKLVAWAFFNGLITESTHLNAVIRDAHLDIDKFYQMVSDLRNTFSLRKRRPSMQALASPCEISQLAMFINFEEDPTAELSAKSSKVDLKNIDIFSYGPEQKCLVGSVDLVYRNSWHEVRTLHFKGETAMLDGLKTVLGKMHQDALPPESVDVFCYSKNMRGVMRNMVYQLLAECIDLRLKPVEQEKRRRFKALRLGQQMYGLFFERRGVSVQMLENSVDFYRSISTNKLNGSPLLMLDQEQDYQLPEIVDNCASEGLVQFFFEDTDKGFNIYVLDEANRVEVYHQYNGGKDEMIASVNSFYTSVRDDNKVASKFINFNLPQYYQIVYCEDGGEPYIVPYRNDGATYTKPNRAVNA encoded by the coding sequence TTGCAGGCTTACACTGAGAAGTTAATTCAACGACTAGATAGTTTGAACCAGCAGCGCATTGAACGCGCGCTGGCACTTATGGATCTGCAAGCTCAGCGAGTATTCCATCTTATCCCTGCATTGCTGCACTACAACCATCCTGTTTTTCCCGGCTATTTTGACGCGCAAGTACCTTATGGAATTTTTGGTTTTGAGTTGAACGCCGAGCAACAGCAGTTTATCGAGGATACCGAGCTAACCATTGGCTTACCGCTTACCTCGAAATCTACCCCTGACATCCTTGCTCTGTACACCATGGGCAGTACCTCTTCGATTGGTCAGAGTACCTCTAGTGATCTCGATATCTGGGTATGTGTCTCTCCGTTGATGGGGCATGAGGAGCGAGAAAAACTGAATAATAAGTGTTTGCTAATTACCGATTGGGCTCAGAGCCAAGGCGTTGAAGCAAACTTCTTTATTATGGATGCGGATCGCTTCAAATCGAATCGTTCGGAGGAGATGACGGGCGATAACTGTGGTTCTTCGCAACACATGCTGTTGTTGGATGAGTTTTATCGCAGTGCAGTGCGCCTTTCAGGTCAGCGTTTATTGTGGCAAATTGTGCCGCCGGAAATGGAAGAGTGCTACGACGAATACGTTCAAGAGTTATGTAACAGAGGCTCTATCGACTGTAATACATGGATCGACTTTGGTAAGTTGCATCGCATTCCTGCCGAAGAGTACTTTGGCTCGAACTTGTGGCAGCTATACAAAAGTATCGACTCACCTTACAAGTCGGTATTAAAAGCGATTTTGCTCGAAGCGTATTCGTGGGAGTACCCACATGCACAATTATTGAGTTTAGATACTAAGCGCCGTTTCTTTGCCGACGAGCAAGACCTCTATGGTATGGACGCTTACTACTTAATGCTTGAAAAGGTTACTCGATACTTAGAAAGGATCGGTGATACCACTCGTCTTGATCTTGTTCGTCGCTGTTTCTACCTCAAAACTCATGAAAAGCTTTCCCGAGAGCCGGGAGCTGGGTCAGTACCTTGGCGTCGTGAAGTCTTAGGTGTTCTAGTTGCTCAGTGGAACTGGGGACCTGAGGTAATTGAAGAGTTAGATAATCGCCGTCACTGGAAAGTAGAACAAGTCCGTATTGTGCATCATTCTCTGCTCGATGCGTTGATGCTCAGCTACCGCAACTTGATCCAGTTTGCGCGTCGCAATGACATTACTTCGGCGATCAGCCCGCAAGACATCAGTATTCTCGCTCGTAAGTTGTATGCTGCGTTTGAGGTTCTACCGGGTAAAGTGACGCTGCTCAATCCTCAAATTTCACCAGATTTACATGAGCCGGAATTGAGCTTTATTGAGGTTCAGCCTGGGCGTACAAATCAATCTGGTTGGTACTTGTACAAGCAACCACTTCAACCACATCGTATTCTTGGCCAGCCGTTCTTAGAACATAACGAATATCTAAGTAAGCTGGTGGCATGGGCGTTTTTTAATGGTTTGATCACGGAGTCGACTCATTTAAACGCTGTGATTCGAGATGCGCATCTTGATATTGATAAGTTCTATCAGATGGTGAGTGATCTGCGAAACACCTTCTCTTTGCGTAAGCGTCGCCCAAGTATGCAAGCATTGGCAAGTCCGTGTGAGATTAGCCAGTTAGCGATGTTCATCAATTTTGAAGAAGACCCAACCGCCGAGTTAAGCGCGAAATCAAGTAAGGTTGATCTGAAGAATATTGATATCTTTAGCTACGGCCCTGAACAAAAATGTTTAGTGGGTAGTGTCGATCTAGTCTATCGAAATTCTTGGCACGAAGTTCGTACTTTGCACTTCAAAGGCGAGACCGCGATGTTGGATGGACTCAAAACTGTTCTCGGTAAAATGCACCAAGATGCGTTGCCACCAGAGTCGGTTGATGTGTTCTGTTATAGCAAAAATATGCGTGGTGTGATGCGCAATATGGTGTACCAATTGCTGGCAGAATGTATCGATTTACGTCTTAAGCCAGTTGAGCAAGAGAAGCGTCGCCGCTTTAAAGCGCTGAGATTGGGTCAACAGATGTATGGCTTGTTTTTCGAACGCCGTGGTGTGTCGGTACAGATGTTGGAGAACTCGGTTGATTTCTACCGCAGTATCTCAACCAACAAATTAAATGGTTCACCATTGTTGATGCTTGACCAAGAGCAGGATTACCAATTACCAGAAATTGTTGATAACTGTGCAAGTGAAGGCTTAGTGCAGTTCTTCTTTGAAGACACCGACAAGGGTTTCAATATCTATGTATTGGACGAAGCGAACCGTGTTGAGGTCTATCATCAATACAATGGCGGTAAAGATGAGATGATTGCCAGCGTAAACAGTTTCTACACCTCAGTACGTGATGACAATAAGGTGGCGTCGAAGTTTATCAACTTCAACTTACCGCAGTACTACCAGATTGTTTACTGCGAAGATGGCGGTGAGCCATACATTGTCCCTTATCGTAATGACGGAGCAACCTACACAAAGCCTAACCGCGCCGTTAATGCCTAG
- a CDS encoding c-type cytochrome — MVLATSLEQGKQNYQTLCLACHGNLGHGDGVAAQALSEQPSNIHQSLNSWFESEAELIDTVLNGNEEMPAWGSVLNEQQVKEIFAYIESINQPK; from the coding sequence CTGGTTCTTGCCACCTCTCTCGAACAAGGTAAACAAAACTACCAAACACTTTGTCTCGCTTGTCATGGCAACTTAGGCCATGGTGATGGTGTTGCCGCCCAAGCTCTTAGTGAACAACCATCAAATATTCACCAGAGTCTCAACTCATGGTTTGAGTCAGAAGCTGAACTGATTGATACCGTTCTCAATGGCAATGAAGAAATGCCAGCTTGGGGCAGCGTCCTAAATGAACAGCAGGTCAAAGAAATCTTTGCCTATATAGAATCTATCAACCAACCGAAATAG
- a CDS encoding heme biosynthesis protein HemY, translating to MFRLIFLFIVLGAGLYAGSQYSGQQGYVLISIANQTIEMSVTTLVIFVIAALAALFALEYVIKKIFYASSATWNYFSVRKLRRSRRYTNEGIIKLLEGDFKDAEKKVTRWANHHDMPLLCYLVASEAAQGQGDSAKRDKYLKLASEQKDSRLAVELTRAKQQLRETRFDDAFVTLSDLKGEFPSNAIVLNLLKTVYMELKLWEPLLELLPKLVKAKLITKEESQQLEQHAQCGLLAEIAEQKGSEGLIQHWNALPRKTKSDLHLVECFSKQLIARKADDNAFTIIKETLKKHPNADLYKLLPELNLLDSHPAVVFLEDTLRKDGNNAEAHSALAQFHLRNQKWSEAQQHLEKALEQRSNVSDYAYLADALEKQNFNKAAHEVSKKALTLVSHK from the coding sequence ATGTTTCGACTGATTTTTCTCTTTATCGTCCTAGGGGCTGGTTTATATGCGGGGAGCCAATACTCCGGCCAGCAAGGTTATGTACTGATCTCCATCGCCAATCAAACGATTGAAATGAGCGTGACAACACTGGTGATCTTTGTGATTGCTGCCCTAGCAGCACTGTTTGCGCTCGAATATGTGATTAAGAAAATCTTCTACGCCAGTTCTGCCACGTGGAACTACTTCAGCGTTCGCAAACTTCGTCGCTCGCGTCGCTATACCAATGAAGGCATCATTAAGCTTCTCGAAGGTGACTTTAAAGACGCCGAGAAGAAAGTGACGCGTTGGGCCAATCACCACGATATGCCATTACTATGTTACTTAGTGGCTTCAGAAGCAGCTCAGGGCCAAGGCGATAGTGCAAAACGCGATAAATACCTCAAGCTCGCATCAGAGCAAAAAGATTCTCGTCTTGCGGTTGAACTTACCCGAGCAAAGCAACAGTTGCGTGAAACCCGCTTCGACGATGCCTTTGTCACTTTGTCAGATTTAAAAGGCGAGTTCCCGAGCAATGCCATTGTGCTCAACCTGCTCAAGACCGTGTATATGGAGCTGAAACTGTGGGAGCCATTGTTGGAACTTCTGCCTAAGTTGGTGAAAGCGAAGTTGATCACTAAAGAGGAGTCACAACAATTAGAGCAGCATGCTCAATGTGGTTTACTGGCTGAAATTGCTGAACAGAAAGGCAGCGAAGGACTTATCCAACATTGGAATGCTCTTCCACGTAAAACGAAAAGCGATCTTCACTTAGTTGAATGCTTTAGCAAGCAACTTATCGCGCGTAAAGCGGATGACAATGCCTTCACCATTATCAAAGAGACATTGAAGAAACATCCTAATGCCGATCTATACAAGTTACTGCCTGAATTGAACCTGCTCGATAGCCACCCAGCAGTGGTATTCTTAGAAGATACCTTGCGTAAAGATGGTAACAATGCGGAAGCACACAGTGCATTAGCGCAGTTCCATTTACGTAACCAAAAGTGGTCTGAGGCGCAGCAGCACCTAGAAAAAGCCTTGGAGCAACGCTCGAATGTCTCTGATTATGCTTACTTGGCCGATGCTTTGGAAAAGCAAAACTTCAATAAAGCTGCCCATGAGGTTTCAAAAAAAGCCCTCACCTTGGTCAGCCACAAGTAG
- a CDS encoding DUF2339 domain-containing protein, with translation MDLTLVIGLLVIVVTIITPIIAFLAYQKASKLEAQIRQLKLDLQDLRNGSLDDPHSERTESEATNPTLAIYEANEPLANLPPVEVTVNHTDQQETKFATQADLMAKPISPWFEKCLTHIRDNWLVWIGGLALVVGAGYLVQVVGSNFTFSPIVRVLAAALFSSSLISLGEVTHRKISAISSSFISLRADAYIPAALYAAGMSGLYATVLFSTVVYQFFTPSLALTAMAFLALVCLALTLRLGPLMAALGLFGGYSAPFWIGGESPNYVLLSCYINAITIAGLLTYLRSKQTWLPLALTVAHCGWLLLLIFNIPDEILTLWYVVSVSLSTLLLVFIPYMGLELKLRYRHANKWQYSQPIIPAVALSLVSLAYLEQNLFRDNGAFWFFLYPILILVLPILRGNLAPRRYYPVTALGIICIELGAIAINNVATSTLLWSIIAFCSVIAMARCTAQYLLGDRSTIAYWMAVITLPGLLVTNLLYLELQQFAAIYFWAVFAVFTSVVALLIAIKTKRLIQETSSSLHLVALTLSYCFLNSEWLAISISLQIVTAAWQHTKNRYSPGTLTIKIMMATLIVLVSAVPFIPELQFTLIGSWSSVLESYVPAIVALWVARQMLSKQQLELSEWLEGSILHLVVLLVFAQTNYWLLDSFNFVFDINFYSISLFISQAVALFAVYQFKLKHSVQLKLFYRGYCYLLLSVIGVLFLILNTVYQPLLNSYVTGTDLPIINWLAPGWLAPALLVLGISYYKLYTSPIKDLYLNVFAAVAFGLWVTFSIRQFWQTGSMMIDQPTSMAEMFSYSVALIIAGAATTYLGVRKAHKLTQKVGLITLGVTVCKVFILDTAALEGIWRAISFLGLGGSLIALGWLFQRLHYRTGQERKAELRTEN, from the coding sequence ATGGACTTAACACTTGTGATCGGATTATTGGTGATTGTTGTCACCATCATCACACCCATCATTGCATTTTTGGCTTATCAAAAAGCCAGTAAGTTAGAAGCGCAGATCAGGCAACTTAAACTGGATTTGCAAGACTTGCGCAATGGCAGCCTTGACGATCCGCATAGTGAGCGAACTGAGAGTGAGGCAACCAATCCTACTTTAGCTATCTATGAGGCTAATGAGCCTCTCGCTAACCTACCACCAGTGGAAGTCACTGTTAACCACACCGATCAACAAGAGACCAAGTTCGCGACTCAAGCTGACCTAATGGCCAAGCCAATATCACCTTGGTTTGAAAAATGTTTGACGCATATCCGTGACAATTGGTTGGTGTGGATTGGCGGGCTCGCATTAGTCGTTGGGGCAGGATATCTAGTTCAAGTCGTTGGCAGTAACTTCACGTTCTCACCAATAGTAAGAGTGCTCGCAGCGGCGCTGTTTTCCAGCAGCCTAATTTCCCTTGGCGAGGTGACCCATCGTAAGATAAGCGCGATATCGAGTAGCTTTATCAGCCTAAGGGCTGATGCTTATATCCCTGCCGCTCTTTATGCCGCTGGCATGAGTGGGCTCTACGCCACCGTGCTTTTCTCTACTGTGGTGTATCAGTTCTTTACGCCTAGTCTCGCTCTTACTGCTATGGCGTTTCTAGCATTAGTCTGTCTTGCGCTGACACTAAGATTGGGGCCGTTAATGGCTGCACTAGGGCTGTTTGGTGGCTACAGTGCCCCATTCTGGATCGGAGGTGAAAGCCCAAACTATGTATTGCTATCTTGCTATATCAACGCTATCACTATTGCAGGTCTACTCACGTATTTGCGCAGCAAGCAAACGTGGTTGCCTCTGGCACTCACGGTAGCCCATTGCGGTTGGTTATTACTGCTGATATTCAACATACCCGATGAAATCCTCACGCTTTGGTATGTCGTTTCTGTTTCACTCAGTACACTGCTACTCGTTTTCATTCCTTATATGGGGCTTGAGCTTAAACTACGCTATCGCCACGCTAACAAGTGGCAATACTCACAACCTATAATTCCAGCAGTCGCTCTCTCTCTCGTCAGCTTGGCTTATCTAGAACAAAATCTATTTCGCGACAATGGAGCTTTCTGGTTTTTCCTCTATCCTATTTTAATATTGGTACTACCAATACTCAGAGGCAACTTAGCACCAAGGCGCTACTACCCAGTCACTGCGCTCGGCATCATTTGTATCGAGTTGGGCGCTATTGCAATCAATAACGTCGCTACCAGTACTCTCTTATGGAGCATAATCGCTTTTTGTAGCGTAATTGCGATGGCAAGGTGTACAGCTCAATATCTACTCGGAGATCGAAGCACTATCGCCTATTGGATGGCGGTAATCACATTGCCTGGCTTGCTAGTGACCAACTTGCTTTACCTAGAACTGCAGCAATTCGCTGCCATTTATTTTTGGGCAGTATTTGCAGTATTCACGAGCGTTGTCGCACTGTTAATTGCGATTAAAACAAAGCGCCTCATTCAAGAGACATCAAGCTCCCTCCATTTGGTCGCTTTAACATTAAGCTACTGTTTCTTAAATAGTGAGTGGCTAGCGATTTCAATCTCACTGCAAATCGTCACTGCAGCATGGCAACATACAAAAAACCGTTACTCTCCAGGCACACTTACCATCAAGATCATGATGGCGACACTGATCGTCTTGGTCAGTGCCGTTCCTTTCATCCCAGAACTGCAGTTCACTCTAATAGGGAGTTGGAGCTCGGTACTCGAAAGTTATGTACCAGCTATAGTCGCACTATGGGTAGCTCGCCAAATGCTCAGTAAGCAACAACTTGAGCTGAGCGAATGGTTAGAAGGTTCAATCTTGCATCTGGTGGTGTTACTTGTCTTTGCCCAAACTAACTATTGGCTACTGGACAGCTTCAATTTTGTTTTCGATATAAACTTCTATTCAATATCACTGTTTATCTCACAAGCGGTTGCTCTATTTGCGGTCTACCAATTCAAGTTAAAACATTCCGTACAGCTGAAACTCTTCTATCGCGGTTATTGTTATCTTTTGCTATCTGTCATAGGAGTGCTGTTCCTCATTCTCAACACGGTTTATCAGCCTCTACTTAATTCCTATGTCACTGGCACCGACCTACCAATAATTAACTGGCTTGCTCCGGGTTGGTTGGCGCCAGCTTTATTGGTGTTGGGTATCAGCTACTACAAGCTCTACACAAGCCCAATCAAGGATCTCTACCTCAACGTATTTGCCGCGGTCGCGTTTGGTTTATGGGTTACATTTTCCATCCGTCAGTTCTGGCAAACTGGCAGTATGATGATCGATCAACCAACCAGCATGGCTGAAATGTTCAGCTACTCAGTTGCTTTGATCATAGCTGGGGCAGCAACAACATATCTTGGGGTGAGAAAAGCTCACAAACTGACTCAGAAGGTGGGATTAATCACCTTGGGTGTGACTGTATGCAAAGTGTTTATCCTTGATACCGCTGCACTGGAAGGAATTTGGCGAGCAATTAGCTTCCTAGGGCTTGGCGGATCACTCATTGCACTAGGATGGCTATTTCAGCGATTACATTACCGTACAGGGCAAGAGAGAAAGGCTGAGTTGAGAACTGAGAATTGA
- the hemC gene encoding hydroxymethylbilane synthase, protein MTNTAPIRIATRKSPLALWQAHYVKDALQAAHPGLEVELVTMVTKGDIILDTPLAKVGGKGLFVKELEVAMLEGRADLAVHSMKDVPVDFPEGLGLVTICEREDPRDAFVSNTYKNVDELPEGAVVGTCSLRRQCQLKEYRPDLVIKELRGNVGTRLGKLDAGEYDAIVLAAAGLKRLKLEERIASFIEPEQSLPAVGQGAVGIECRLDDERLIQLLEPLNHADTADRVKCERAMNLTLEGGCQVPIGSYSLLDGDELWLRALVGEPDGSEIVRGEIRGPRAQAEAMGIKLAHQLLDAGAREILTKLYTEHE, encoded by the coding sequence ATGACAAATACGGCCCCAATTCGAATTGCAACGCGCAAAAGTCCTCTTGCGCTATGGCAGGCGCATTACGTGAAGGATGCTCTTCAAGCAGCCCACCCAGGTCTAGAAGTCGAACTTGTCACTATGGTGACGAAAGGTGACATCATTTTGGATACGCCTTTAGCGAAAGTGGGTGGTAAAGGTCTGTTCGTTAAAGAGCTCGAAGTTGCGATGCTTGAAGGTCGTGCCGATCTTGCCGTGCATTCAATGAAAGATGTGCCAGTCGATTTCCCTGAGGGGCTAGGATTGGTAACGATTTGTGAACGCGAAGACCCACGAGACGCATTTGTTTCAAACACCTATAAAAACGTCGATGAACTGCCAGAAGGTGCTGTCGTAGGTACGTGTAGCCTACGTCGTCAATGTCAGTTAAAAGAATACCGACCTGACTTAGTGATTAAAGAACTGCGCGGTAATGTCGGCACTCGCCTAGGAAAGTTGGATGCTGGCGAATATGACGCAATTGTTCTTGCCGCGGCAGGTCTGAAACGCCTAAAACTAGAAGAGCGTATCGCAAGCTTTATCGAACCAGAGCAATCGCTGCCAGCGGTTGGACAAGGTGCGGTAGGCATTGAATGTCGCTTGGATGATGAGCGCTTAATTCAGCTCCTTGAACCACTAAACCACGCCGACACCGCTGACCGTGTTAAGTGCGAACGCGCAATGAACCTTACCCTAGAAGGTGGATGTCAGGTTCCAATCGGCAGCTACTCTCTTCTTGATGGTGACGAACTGTGGCTGCGTGCACTCGTGGGTGAGCCTGATGGAAGCGAGATTGTACGCGGTGAAATTCGTGGACCTCGAGCACAAGCTGAAGCTATGGGTATCAAGTTGGCCCATCAACTACTGGATGCTGGTGCACGCGAAATCCTCACTAAGCTGTACACAGAACACGAGTAG
- a CDS encoding uroporphyrinogen-III synthase gives MAVLVTRPGKQGISLCHQLAEHGIKAVHHPLITIQAGEQLSSLLHQLPLADIVIAVSQHTVEFAHQALTQTQLKWPITATYLAVGQKSAQFLSKSIQQKVHYPEISDSENLLNLPQLQNVFGKRILILRGNGGRELIFDTLSERGAKVEYCEVYKRENLAFHSEITVPFWQDSQIDQLIITSSGQLSFFIEQIAPQYRNWIFQLVLYVPSERIAIEARRVGFHTVVNTGSASNKDLLASLWPRKQDENNDK, from the coding sequence ATGGCAGTGTTAGTTACGCGGCCAGGTAAACAGGGGATTTCGCTTTGTCACCAACTTGCTGAGCACGGGATCAAAGCAGTTCATCATCCACTGATTACCATTCAAGCTGGGGAGCAACTCTCCAGCTTACTGCACCAACTCCCGTTGGCGGACATTGTTATCGCTGTCAGCCAACACACCGTGGAATTTGCCCATCAAGCTCTCACTCAAACACAGCTAAAATGGCCAATTACCGCCACCTACCTTGCCGTCGGTCAAAAATCCGCGCAGTTTTTAAGCAAATCTATTCAGCAGAAAGTACACTACCCAGAGATAAGTGATAGTGAAAACTTACTGAATCTTCCTCAGCTACAAAATGTGTTTGGTAAGCGAATCCTTATTTTAAGAGGTAATGGGGGACGTGAGCTTATATTTGACACCTTGAGTGAAAGAGGCGCGAAAGTGGAATACTGTGAGGTTTATAAGCGTGAAAATCTCGCTTTCCACTCAGAAATCACGGTACCTTTCTGGCAAGATAGCCAGATTGATCAACTTATTATCACTAGCTCGGGACAACTTAGTTTCTTCATTGAGCAAATCGCACCACAATATAGAAATTGGATTTTCCAGTTGGTGCTTTATGTACCGAGCGAACGCATAGCGATTGAAGCGCGACGCGTTGGCTTCCATACCGTCGTCAATACAGGAAGTGCTTCAAATAAAGATTTATTGGCATCTCTCTGGCCAAGGAAACAGGACGAAAACAATGACAAGTAA